Proteins from a single region of Procambarus clarkii isolate CNS0578487 chromosome 32, FALCON_Pclarkii_2.0, whole genome shotgun sequence:
- the LOC138370492 gene encoding uncharacterized protein, protein MTFLDPQYFDDEFRVSQTPSTLVETFQTPSTLVETFQTPSTLVETFQTPSTLVETFQTPSTLVETFQTPSTLVETFQTPSTLVETCQIPSTLVETFQTPSTLVETFQTSSTLVETFQTSSTLVETFQTSSTLVETFQTPSTLVETFQTSSTLVETFQTSSTLVETFQTPSTLVETFQTSSNLVETCQTSSTLVETCQTSSTLVETCQTSSTLVETCQTPSTLVETFQTPSTLVETFQTPSTLVETFQTPSTLVETFQTPSTLVETFQTPSTLVETFQTPSTLVETFQTSSTLVETFQTPSTLVETFQTPSTLVETFQTPSTLVETWLIPGNLIGKPRGLVKLAFNEIDTT, encoded by the coding sequence ACTCCTAGTACTCTGGTCGAAACCTTCCAGACTCCTAGTACTCTGGTCGAAACCTTCCAGACTCCTAGTACTCTGGTCGAAACCTTCCAGACTCCTAGTACTCTGGTCGAAACCTTCCAGACTCCTAGTACTCTGGTCGAAACCTTCCAGACTCCTAGTACTCTGGTCGAAACCTTCCAGACTCCTAGTACTCTGGTCGAAACCTGCCAGATTCCTAGTACTCTGGTCGAAACCTTCCAGACTCCTAGTACTCTGGTCGAAACCTTCCAGACTTCTAGTACTCTGGTCGAAACCTTCCAGACTTCTAGTACTCTGGTCGAAACCTTCCAGACTTCTAGTACTCTGGTCGAAACCTTCCAGACTCCTAGTACTCTGGTCGAAACCTTCCAGACTTCAAGTACTCTGGTCGAAACCTTCCAGACTTCTAGTACTCTGGTCGAAACCTTCCAGACTCCTAGTACTCTGGTCGAAACCTTCCAGACTTCTAGTAATCTGGTCGAAACCTGCCAGACTTCTAGTACTCTGGTCGAAACCTGCCAGACTTCTAGTACTCTGGTCGAAACCTGCCAGACTTCTAGTACTCTGGTCGAAACCTGCCAGACTCCTAGTACTCTGGTCGAAACCTTCCAGACTCCTAGTACTCTGGTCGAAACCTTCCAGACTCCTAGTACTCTGGTCGAAACCTTCCAGACTCCTAGTACTCTGGTCGAAACCTTCCAGACTCCTAGTACTCTGGTCGAAACCTTCCAGACTCCTAGTACTCTGGTCGAAACCTTCCAGACTCCTAGTACTCTGGTCGAAACCTTCCAGACTTCTAGTACTCTGGTCGAAACCTTCCAGACTCCTAGTACTCTGGTCGAAACCTTCCAGACTCCTAGTACTCTGGTCGAAACCTTCCAGACTCCTAGTACTCTGGTCGAAACCTGGCTGATACCTGGAAACCTGATAGGGAAGCCTCGTGGCCTCGTTAAACTGGCGTTTAACGAGATTGACACAACGTAA